Below is a genomic region from Bacillus thermozeamaize.
TGCGCGGGTGGCCTTGGAAAAACTGGTGGCAGACGGCCGCATTCATCCTGCGCGAATCGAAGAAATGGTGGAAAAAGCGCGCAAGGAAGTGGATGAACGCATCCGTGAATACGGTGAACAAGCCATGTTTGAAGCAGGCGTGCACGGCTTGCACCCCGATCTCATCAAAATCCTCGGCCGTTTGAAGTTCCGAACCAGTTACGGGCAGAACGTTTTGCAGCACTCTGTGGAAGTGGCCATCCTGGCCGGATTGCTTGCTGCCGAATTGAATGAGGATGTTGCTTTGGCCAGACGGGCTGGTTTGCTTCACGACATTGGAAAGGCAATTGATCATGAAGTGGAAGGTTCTCATGTCGAGGTAGGTACTGAATTGGCGAAAAAATATAAAGAACATCCGGTTGTCATTAACGGAATTGGGTATCACCATGGGGAAGTGGAAGCCAATTCTGTGATTTCGGTTTTGGTGACTGCAGCGGACGCGATATCGGCAGCCAGACCTGGCGCGCGCAGGGAAACTCTGGAAAATTATATCCGTCGTTTGGAAAAGCTGGAAGCGATCTGCGAGTCGTTTGAAGGGGTGGAAAAATCCTACGCCATTCAGGCGGGACGAGAAGTTCGCATTATGGTTCACCCGGAGAAGGTGGACGATGCTGAAACCTACCGACTGGCACGGGAGATAAGAAAACGGATTGAAAACGAACTGGATTACCCCGGTCACATCAAAGTAACTGTGATTCGTGAAACCAGAGCTGTCGATTACGCGAGATGAGAAGTGGCCTGCGCCACTTCCTTTTTTTCTTAAGGACGGAAATACTTTTCTTGAAGGCCTATGGCCCATTACTAGAGGAGGTGTGGCTGTGCGGATCTTGTTCATTGGTGACGTTGTGGGCTCCTCCGGGCGTCGGGCAGTTTCCACCCTTTTGCCGAAACTGAAGGAAAAATACCGCCCCGATTTTATTCTCGTCAATGGGGAAAATGCAGCGGGAGGGCGGGGCATCAATCTCAAAATCGCCAAGCAGCTGTTTGAATGGGGAGCAGACGGAATTACACTAGGCAACCACGTCTGGGATAACAAGGAGATCTTTGAATTTATTGACCAGGAAAAGCGGATGGTCAGGCCTGCCAATTATCCACCAGGTACGCCTGGTCAAGGCATGATGATTCTCCGAAAAGGGTCCTATCAACTGGCTGTGATCAATCTCCAGGGACAGACCTATCTGCCCCCGCTGAAAAATCCTTTTCATACCGTCGATGAGATATTAGAGACCCTTCAGGATCAGGTAAAGCACATCTTTGTCGATTTTCACGCGGAAGCTTCTGCGGAAAAAATCGCCTTGGGATGGTACCTGGATGGCAGAGTTTCTTGCGTTTTGGGTACGCATACGCATGTCCAGACGAATGATTGCCGGATCCTGCCTCAGGGAACCGCCTATCAAACCGATGTCGGTATGACCGGGCCCAAGGATGGGGTCATCGGGATGAGAAAGGATATGATCATCAAGAAGTTTTTGACCCAGCTTCCCGTTCGTTTTGAAGTGGATCGGGGCCAGTGGCAGTTGAATGCGACGTTGATTGAACTGGATGATCTCACCGGGATGGCCTTGCAGATCAAAGCGCTTCACCTCACGGAAGATCAGCCTTGGATGGATTGACAGCGCAGCGTCATGAAGCATGCATGAATCATCATGCATGAATGATAAGGAATATTTTTCGCGCCCAGGGA
It encodes:
- a CDS encoding metallophosphoesterase translates to MRILFIGDVVGSSGRRAVSTLLPKLKEKYRPDFILVNGENAAGGRGINLKIAKQLFEWGADGITLGNHVWDNKEIFEFIDQEKRMVRPANYPPGTPGQGMMILRKGSYQLAVINLQGQTYLPPLKNPFHTVDEILETLQDQVKHIFVDFHAEASAEKIALGWYLDGRVSCVLGTHTHVQTNDCRILPQGTAYQTDVGMTGPKDGVIGMRKDMIIKKFLTQLPVRFEVDRGQWQLNATLIELDDLTGMALQIKALHLTEDQPWMD